The genomic region aagttgtctgAATGTTTttaatgattcccccactctgtagcctctaatctgtatttttcgggaatggaactgggccaaaagaagcccagaaattgccccaacGTCTTCTACAATTTCTGCGCGTGGCGCACGTCACGCCTATGcgtacgtcacgcgtacgcgtcgatggtcctcTTCGCATATCACGCAGACGCGTCAATTACGCGCATGTGTCGCTgtgaaaatctccaaatcacgcgcacacgTGAGCCATGCCTGCGCGCcgatcctcgctggttatctcctttatttcttatgctccttccatttttgcaagcttcctttccatcctctaagccattcctgccctatatagcctgaaaacacttagcacacagatcacggcatcgaatggtataaaggggaattaaaatacacaatttaaaggcttaggaagcaagttttcaaccatagaacaaaattgggaaggaattgtaaaatcatgcaaattgtatgaataagtgtgcaaagacttgataaaaaccactcaaattagcacaagataaatcataaaatagtggtttgaCACGAGACCGCCTCAGTGCCGTACAAGAATTGCGTATACAGGATTGGGTCATTCTTCACCAGCAGCCTCCACACATCCACGTTGAGACCTCGTCAGGCTCCACCACCAATCTAGCCGTCGAGCCCGAGGAAGGTGTGGATTTGAAACTGTAGGTGCATGAGCTCCAATGTAGCCTTCAGCAGCAGGCTGAGGAGTTTAACAGTTATCGGGAGAGGTATCAGGAGATCCTCACCCGCATGACGTCTACTGATGAGCTCAGGCTGGAGTTCCAGGAGTCGGTGGAGTGGATGCAACATATGGAGGCTCATATGGAGGTGTACTAGGCCTAGATACGCGCTGCTGGCATCGACCTTTCTAGTGGCAGCGGTTCTGCTACAGGTGGCGTTAGTCTTGCTAATGGCATATGCACATCACCGCCTTCTGCGCCATCGACTCAGGGCCACAGGACGGATGACGACGACGACTACTTAGATCTATAGTTATTTGTTTTTCGTTCCATTATTTCATTGTACATAATTGATGTAGTTGACTTTTAATATATTTGAAtagtgtattatttattttaattaaataacaattttttattatttatgaatgGACGACTAAttgtgtaaaaaaaaattaaatttaaaattaaaatttaccatttatttcaaattaaaaaaataaaaaattgagatTACCGTCGGAATTACCGTAGAAATAATCCGACGATAACAGTGTGTGAAATAATATTTTTTGGCGCCAACAATACCGCGGAATAATCCGCTGGTAACCAATTAGTTTTTCGACCTGATAATCTGTGTAATTTTCGACGGTAAATTACCGTCGGATAAAAAAATCCAACAATAAATATTTATCAGCGAAATTTATTCCAccaaattttattagttttttttaacaGTAAATTTGAAACGTTTATTTTTTGTACCGATATAAATATTAGTAGCATAATGTAAATAATAATATGCATGTAAGTCATTACAACTAAACCTGACTATATATTATTAGTAGTTGGTTTTTAATCTATTATAACTATATGTCATAGCCGTATGATCGTATCCAATTCACAAAATAATTAATTGTTTAGGAGTTTAGGTATTGATCCCTCAAGTAGTTTAATGGGTTTGGTTTGGTTCAGTGCTAGACTGCTAGTAATTGAGTGAAATCCAATCCAACTGTTGTGCTCACTGCTCACATCTGGTAGATAGTATTATTAATATTACCTCTGTTCTACCATAAAggtcttaattaaaaaaaataaagaaaattagaaaaacaTTTTGATAGGTAGAAACTTATATAGGTAGATGAAACTATTTTTAtaggaaaaataaaatttaataatataatataatttatatttaataccacacttattttcattcttaaaattattACATCATGATTAGGAATatagagaaaaataaataaagtaatctaaatattataaacaaaataaaaattttaaaatcttaaataCAAATGTGATTTttgttataaaaatataatagtataaaAAAACAATTTATTACAAACCAATAATTTATTACACTACGGTTTATAAAAAACAATAATATTGAGTTGAGTGCTCTCATCACACTTTTGCAAATaatttattacaaaaaaaaaatagaaaaaaggttgattttctttttatttaaacCACCAATATAAAAAGTTGATCGGATTTCAGCAATTTAACTCGTGTTGTGTTGACTTTCAGACTTAACTATACTGTAGAAATCTTCTCCACTGATTCATTtgatataattaaattttaaggccttatttctttttctcttttcgaaaaaaatcacaATTTCGTAATTATTTTAATAAGCCAACTAAACAAGTGAtcaattttatctattttttatttcacctaaaatttaaaaagttatttaataaCGATCACGAAAACAACCTGCAAAATTATATATTTGTAAAAAGGTACAGTCAAtcaatctaaatttattttatttaatatttatttattataagatgaattaaataaaaacaaaataataaattttgacattttttaactaaaaatttGTTTCTCAAAACTTTTTGCTACAGTAAATACTACATATAATAATGTTATTTTGTTCGCATTCGTTAATTTTTTATCACATTAGAAACATAATTAATTTTCCAACAAAATTAGGTAtatctaaatattttttaaacaaaatctCCAATTAAGACGATGtcgtgcttcttttttttttttgtacttaTGCCTTGTTGCTNNNNNNNNNNNNNNNNNNNNNNNNNNNNNNNNNNNNNNNNNNNNNNNNNNNNNNNNNNNNNNNNNNNNNNNNNNNNNNNNNNNNNNNNNNNNNNNNNNNNNNNNNNNNNNNNNNNNNNNNNNNNNNNNNNNNNNNNNNNNNNNNNNTGTTTCTTTTTTCAACGTGGTCGTCGCAGTGGCCGTTTTCTCATCAACATCACTATGAtagtttcttttttttcctcttcCTCCTATGTATGTTTAGCAGTAAAGATATTAACAAAAAAATcttcatatatatatacagaaTTTTTGGTGTACAACATAAAAAGATTGATATACAACACAAATTTTTCTGTATTATATTCATAAGTTTATATGTTATGCGTAAAATTTTGTGTTGTGTGTAAAAATTTATGTActctaaaacaaaatatttatacTTTATAATAAAATTTCTATGTTAAAGAAGGATATAAACAAAGAATCACGTAATGGACTTGagcattttttttaatgaatttgtaccaatttgatttgatttaattactaaaaaaattcGTATATGTAACATCGCCATTATTTTTCATACTTATCAGTCGCTACGAAAATGATANAGTTCAACAATTCAAGGATTAATTTATTACAAATTTAAATGTCATTTAAAAGTTTATTGTTGACTAATGTATTATTAcatacacaaaataaaatttaaaacttttaataCTTACTTAAACGAACTAATAAAATAATCACTAGATCGATTCAAACACTAAAATCTTAATTACCTTTAAATTAAGAGGACGAGctcaaataaaaattacaaatttataAGTGTTTAACGTTTTATCTTGTCGCTTTAAATTTTTCTCACTAGAGAGAAATTTGTCCAATATTCAAACAAAATTTGTACGTGCTTCTCCGTCTATTATTCTCTATCTACTGAATAATAATGATGCTCACAATTTGGAAGTGAATCCACGGTGCAACAAGGTAAGAGTGTAATCATTTCATCCATAACAACTgcttattataattattattatttcatgTATCTCACCGTATAATATTTTTTGGAATCCGAAGAATATTTCTCTAAGCGTAAAACTGAAGAAAGAATCTATCATGAGAACAAAAAATTTATGACCAACCAAACCCAACCCTTTAATTGAGTGATATGAATCTTGATCGATATGTATATCAGAATAATATagaatttttcttcttcctttagaACATGGCTTATATGATAATACCTTACTTATTTGGTACAAAAGAAACTGGTTGGAGCAGTAAATAAAGTTAGAAATATTCTACAACGGCCATCATATGAGTTAGTCACACTACGCCATTATATTCTACTCTTTATTCTTCTATATACGTTGTGATCTTTTGCAAAACTTTAGCTTTACACGGTAACAACCCGGTTTAGAATATCGATTAAGATCTCAaacaagagaaaacaaaaagttcCAAGCACATTAACAACAACTGAAAAAACGAAAGTAACAAGATAGATGCTCTAATTATTTGGAGTAGCTTTAATGAGGGCTTTGAATATGGGATGATAAAAATGATTGATCCACaaaataaacaattaattaaACTAATAGTTATTATACGGATAATATATCCAATGAAATTCTAAATTTATTTAGATagtctcatagccaataatattacactcactaaaaattattattttgtgCAGATTTTGCACACATAATAAAAAGCAGAAGGTAAGCTCTTTTTCCATAGGCTTTTTGGGTAAAATGGTCATGGATCATTATTTGCTACAAAATTCTAAATCTACAACAAATTACCTGCAATATTTTGTTTTTCATCACAAAGTAAACCTTTGAAGTTCACATGTAATATTTGCAATGAGTTCTAATATTTTAAGTACTAATTGTTCGTGCATCTAATTTTTTCTATGAAACAATAGTATAACAAACGTAATTCCAGTgccaaactaaaaaaaaaaaattaagaaaaagaaagaaaactaaCCAAAGTTATGGTGAAGCTGAGAATCAAGTTCATCGCATTGCACCCATTACATGACACACTACAGAGAGGAAACCTCATCAAACCACACAAATGTGGAAGAAAACATGCTTGCTTTTCACCATAgattatatattaatattattattaatattaatattatatcaTTCCCTTCGAATTTTCTTGCTGATTATTATTTGGTCTGAAGAAAGAAGCTGATGATGCTTTTGTTGTGGTGTTGTTCTCTGAAACAATAATTCAACTTCTCTGGAGAGATCAAGTGGGTGGTATCTGCAGCTGACGATGCAGCACGACGGCGACGATGACGGCGGTTTTCTCTTGAGAGATAACAACGGCGGCTTTGGTTTTCTTGGTGCTGGTGGGCATTGCTTTGATTCTACTGGGATTCTTTGATCCATTGATGTTGGAGTCTTgaatccatcatcatcatcatcaatttcttcttcttcttcttgctcctTTCTTGATTCTTGGTCTCGTTGCTTGGAAAGTACTATTATACCCTCGAGGTagcctccttcttcttctttgatctctttgtcaataatattattgttgttatgatgagaagaagaagaaggcttGGAACATGCAACACTAATTTCCAGATTTCCCAtcttcataataataataataaaaccctcaattttctcttcttttttttcaatcTCTCATGTTTTGATTGAGAAGAAGATATATGTTTCTTGGAGGAAATTGAGTAAATATGAAGCTAGTTATAGCTATATGAAGAAGCTAAGAATAAGAAGGTGGGAATGAAGAAAAGTtaatgaacataaaagagagtactGTATTGTTGGTGGTTAGTTAtatcataatatttttttttccttctttgtttGGTGATTTTCTCTTATAGCTTCTTTGGATGTTACTTTTTTTGAGAGAGTTGAATGAATGTGTATAGTATAGGGTTATAAagagggagagggagaagaagttaAAGAGTTTTATTTTAAAAGATGCATTGGATCCTACGCCCCCAATAGAGAGAGAACGCTTTGAAAGCTTCCACCTTCTTGTTTAACTGCTGTCTCTTCTAATAACCCTTCTTTCTCCTATTTTTAATTCAATCATATTTAATTTTCATCACTAGAAAATAGATGTCTTATATAGATATTTATTTCATTTACTTTTTCCTCTGTCtatgaataattattttaaagttaatttttttaCTTATATTTGTATAGAATTTGAATGTattattttttccccttttttttactatttatttattctttttcctTGGAATGATTAGTttacaaataaataataactatttTCTGTCCAAACAATATATAGAGGAATTATATTTCTAGAGTTCTGTCATTTTAATAATTTCTTATAAGTATGTTTGTTGAAATCTTTAAAGACTTATCCATGGATAAAAGGAGTATTTGTTAAAACTAAAGTATTGTTTCTACTCATATTTgacttatctttttttt from Arachis ipaensis cultivar K30076 chromosome B02, Araip1.1, whole genome shotgun sequence harbors:
- the LOC107628434 gene encoding cyclin-dependent protein kinase inhibitor SMR3; the protein is MKMGNLEISVACSKPSSSSHHNNNNIIDKEIKEEEGGYLEGIIVLSKQRDQESRKEQEEEEEIDDDDDGFKTPTSMDQRIPVESKQCPPAPRKPKPPLLSLKRKPPSSSPSCCIVSCRYHPLDLSREVELLFQRTTPQQKHHQLLSSDQIIISKKIRRE